A DNA window from Candidatus Deferrimicrobiaceae bacterium contains the following coding sequences:
- a CDS encoding integron integrase → MLDRIRNEIRKRHYSRRTEEAYSDWVSRFVCFHRLRSPRSMGKAEVEDFLSDLAVGKNVSASTQNQAMSALLFLYRDVLGIQLEWLDAVVRAKRPQRLPVVLTREEVSAMFRHLAGTNLIAAMLLYGAGLRLMECLQLRIKDIDFGYRQITVRQGKGGKDRISILPSAIEPRLKHHLEDVRAKFENDLKKGGGYVKLPGAISRKYPNADRTWGWQWVFPAHRKFEDPETGDNCRHHLHETVLQRAVKEAAHLAGLEKHVTCHTFRHSFATHLLEDGYDIRTIQELLGHRDVSTTMIYTHVLNRGGRCVRSPMDVLR, encoded by the coding sequence CGACTGGGTATCCCGGTTCGTTTGTTTCCACAGATTACGATCTCCCCGTTCGATGGGAAAAGCGGAAGTCGAAGATTTCCTCTCCGACTTGGCCGTTGGCAAGAACGTGTCTGCGTCCACCCAGAATCAGGCAATGAGCGCCCTTCTCTTTCTGTATCGCGACGTGTTGGGCATACAACTCGAGTGGCTCGATGCGGTTGTTCGTGCAAAACGACCGCAGCGCCTCCCGGTAGTGCTGACCCGGGAGGAAGTGTCCGCGATGTTCCGCCATCTCGCGGGAACCAACCTGATCGCCGCGATGCTGCTATACGGGGCGGGGCTCCGGCTGATGGAATGTCTGCAACTTCGAATAAAGGACATCGATTTCGGCTATCGCCAGATCACCGTGCGACAAGGGAAGGGCGGCAAGGATCGGATCAGCATTCTACCGTCAGCGATCGAACCCCGCTTGAAGCATCACCTCGAAGACGTCCGGGCAAAATTCGAAAATGATTTGAAGAAAGGGGGCGGCTACGTTAAACTCCCGGGGGCGATCTCCCGAAAATACCCCAACGCCGATCGCACATGGGGTTGGCAATGGGTATTCCCGGCCCACCGCAAGTTCGAGGATCCCGAAACGGGGGACAATTGTCGCCACCATCTTCACGAAACGGTTCTTCAACGCGCAGTGAAAGAAGCCGCGCATTTGGCCGGTCTCGAGAAACACGTCACCTGTCATACGTTCCGTCACTCGTTCGCGACGCATCTCCTGGAAGACGGATACGACATCCGCACGATCCAGGAGTTGCTGGGCCATCGCGACGTCAGCACAACAATGATTTATACACACGTCCTCAACAGAGGAGGCCGTTGCGTCCGCAGTCCAATGGACGTACTCCGATAA